In a genomic window of Lagopus muta isolate bLagMut1 chromosome 2, bLagMut1 primary, whole genome shotgun sequence:
- the GREM2 gene encoding gremlin-2 has protein sequence MIWKLAVSIFLMAALARVADSRKNRPAGAIPSPYKDSSSNNSERRQQLNKEVLASSQEALVVTERKYLKSDWCKTQPLRQTVSEEGCISRTIINRFCYGQCNSFYIPRHVKKEEESFQSCAFCKPHKVTSSTVQLECPELDPPFRLKKIQKVKQCRCMSVNLNNSGKM, from the coding sequence ATGATTTGGAAATTGGCCGTGTCCATCTTTTTGATGGCAGCACTGGCTAGAGTAGCAGACAGCAGGAAGAACCGCCCGGCGGGGGCGATCCCATCCCCCtacaaggacagcagcagcaacaactcAGAGCGGAGGCAGCAGCTGAACAAGGAGGTGCTGGCCTCCAGCCAGGAGGCCCTCGTGGTCACTGAACGGAAGTACCTCAAGAGCGACTGGTGCAAGACGCAGCCCTTGCGACAGACTGTCAGTGAGGAGGGCTGCATAAGCCGCACCATCATCAACCGCTTCTGCTATGGGCAGTGCAACTCCTTCTACATACCGCGGCATgtgaagaaggaggaggagtCCTTCCAGTCCTGTGCTTTCTGCAAGCCACACAAGGTGACCTCCTCAACTGTGCAGCTGGAATGCCCTGAGCTGGACCCACCATTCCGACTCAAGAAAATTCAGAAGGTGAAGCAGTGCCGGTGCATGTCTGTGAATCTGAACAACTCAGGCAAGATGTAA